The Episyrphus balteatus chromosome 3, idEpiBalt1.1, whole genome shotgun sequence genome segment ttactaagacgccttattttggtcgatgtttaccgacactatataaaactcacagcatgaatatactgtgaattctaatattcaaagggaatttgtttaaattcagaccttagaaaaatgtatgcccgtggtcaggctgatataataacgaagaaaaaaataacaaaaataataaaaattatttaaattatttctattttaagtggagcgattgaatataattcaattttaaagttcaagtgacctcaactccaaatttataaagcgtttcgcccaggcacgacagtgggctcatcagttagatctgtcgtacccttactaagacgccttattttggtcgatgttttgcgtcttagtaagggtacgacagatctaactgatgagcccactgtcgtgccttattttggtcgatgttttgcgtcttagtaagggtacgacagatctaactgatgagcccactgtcgtgcctgggcgaaacgctttataaatttggagttgaggtcacttgaactttaaaattgaattatattcaatcgctccacttaaaatagaaataatttaaataatttttattatttttgttatttttttcttcgttattttaaatatatttctatgtatatagagaaacaaaaaatacacctagtattgtaataatttattttttttattcacatttggcccaataattatgtgggtgaatgtaactatgtctgataaatgtcagaaagcgagcaaaagttcagtctggttgaaattttgctcgctttcttacgtttgtcaaaaaagcgtacgtagaaaaagcgtcattgtgtgaggttaCACAGGTTTCGTATGGTTGAAtttttggcagttgtcaaaatcgacggcaatgctcgattgtgtttctgctttaatTTCAACCAACCTCTCTTGCTGAGGCTTTGTCGCTGTTTCTTATTAATCTACAACTGTCACACTGAACACACTTCATCGCAATGCGTTGATGGGCGCCATGTTTCATCGGAAGATTCTCCGATATGCCAATCGGTACGGATCCGAtttcgaaaaattggaaaaaaattttctccgaacggatacctcgatattGCTGTTTATTCTGAATCAATTTCTTAGAAAAGTGACCAACCTGCAAAAAACTGGGATACCTAGATTAACCTCATTTCCACACATTTCCAATCTTCAGCTTTAgcatttaagtttaaaaaaaaactctgcttAACGTCAATCCATATTGCCACTCAAATTATCCGATatatttttcaaagcaaaaattcaatatctatACCATTTTGGATAAACAGTTGTctaaactttttatatttactttCAATACTCGGTACTGGtatttccaaacattttctttaaataattttcttatataacattgtttaataaagaaaaacaaactgcAGAAATTTTCGAATAACAATTACgtaaacttaatttttgctATTTCTTTTTCTCGCAATTAAAATCGTATAAAAGGTGCggaaaaaattacctaaatcaTCAGTTTATCTGGATCGACAGTTCGACACTGCCTCAGCACTGGTTCCGATAAAAAGTAAGCACAATGAATTTTTCCAAATACTTTGTCTTTGTAGCTGCCGCTGTTCTAGTAGTATTTGCTAGACAATCGCAAGCTGGTATTCTCAGCACTGTTGGTGGAGCACTCGCAACTATTGGCAGTGCTGCCGTTAATATTGTAGATACTGGACTATCTGCATTCGTACAATCATTTGAAGAAGCTCTTGCCGAAGGAAGACAACACCGAAATACAATTAAGGCCAAGGAAAATCTTGAGGCTGAATTTTCTAAGTCAAATGGCAACACTGCTGACGTAATTATTGCCAAGGGATTCATTCCTGTTATCGATGATGTGGCAGCATCTGTAGACACTCTCTACGATGCCTTGAAAGAAGCACAAGAGAGCAACAACAGAGTGGCACCAGATGAGATCGAAAAGAAACTTGGAGCTGCTTTTGATGCAGCAAATGAATTGATTGTTAGTGCTGGAGCTAGGGCATTCAATGTTCTTGGAGCAGCAACAGTTGAATCCAAACCCGGTGCTACCAAAGGCTTGAATCTAGCTACTCTCTATATTCAATACGCCGGAGATCAATCATTTGTTGGTTATGGTAGTGCCAGGAGTCTTGCAATGCAGGGATTACAAGCTCAAGGAGATGCTGATGAACAAGCTCTAGTAGCAGCTGTCAAAGCAATTCAAATGGTTGAAAAATTAGCTTACCAATTAATCGCTCAGGCTGTGCAAACCGCATACGCAGCTCTTGCCAACGAATCAGCACCAGCT includes the following:
- the LOC129913387 gene encoding uncharacterized protein LOC129913387, yielding MNFSKYFVFVAAAVLVVFARQSQAGILSTVGGALATIGSAAVNIVDTGLSAFVQSFEEALAEGRQHRNTIKAKENLEAEFSKSNGNTADVIIAKGFIPVIDDVAASVDTLYDALKEAQESNNRVAPDEIEKKLGAAFDAANELIVSAGARAFNVLGAATVESKPGATKGLNLATLYIQYAGDQSFVGYGSARSLAMQGLQAQGDADEQALVAAVKAIQMVEKLAYQLIAQAVQTAYAALANESAPAVEDAKLLADRESAAEGSPKCQNAIKAIEEAADKALAAVINPAARQAILYTRNGLITLCKIIASAGQPGYNAALQARNIDDKDAATKTIKDGCEESRKICFVAVSTGQQNLGAAAHLAGEKAVMPLINAMILLEKARTDLLNGIDNAAILGTMAIRTDLKDIGLRAAYDAIATAGFSGYSYAVQSANVAFDAILAA